The following proteins are co-located in the bacterium genome:
- the rsmD gene encoding 16S rRNA (guanine(966)-N(2))-methyltransferase RsmD — MRVIAGSARGRRLEAPRGRAVRPTADRVKEALFSILGSRVDLEDAVLLDLFAGSGALGIEALSRGAARVTFVEQDGTARRALGANLARCGMLDRGRVVGQSAQAALARLTGEGAAFDGVLMDPPYGHQLVDRVLTLLASGRLLRAGGWVATEHHVEDRLGERYGTLRLTTTKRYGNTVLSLYRDERPGDVAET, encoded by the coding sequence ATGCGGGTCATCGCTGGCAGCGCCAGGGGGCGCCGGCTGGAAGCGCCGCGCGGGCGGGCGGTGCGCCCGACGGCGGATCGGGTGAAGGAGGCGCTCTTCAGCATTCTCGGCAGCCGTGTGGATCTGGAGGACGCCGTGCTGCTCGACCTGTTCGCTGGCAGCGGCGCGCTGGGGATCGAGGCGCTCAGCCGCGGCGCGGCGCGGGTGACCTTCGTCGAACAGGATGGGACGGCGCGGCGGGCGCTGGGCGCCAATCTGGCGCGCTGCGGCATGCTCGATCGGGGTCGGGTCGTCGGGCAGTCGGCGCAGGCGGCGTTGGCGAGACTCACCGGCGAAGGGGCCGCGTTCGACGGCGTCCTGATGGATCCGCCGTACGGCCATCAACTGGTCGACCGCGTGCTGACACTGTTGGCGAGCGGACGGTTGCTGCGGGCGGGCGGCTGGGTGGCGACCGAGCATCACGTCGAGGACCGACTCGGCGAGCGCTACGGAACCCTGCGGTTGACCACGACAAAACGCTATGGGAATACGGTCCTGTCGTTGTACCGGGACGAACGTCCGGGCGACGTGGCGGAGACGTGA
- the argJ gene encoding bifunctional glutamate N-acetyltransferase/amino-acid acetyltransferase ArgJ: MRVPGFRFAGVACGIKESGRPDVALIVSDRPATAAAAFTTNRVKAAPVLLGQQRLRGGRVQAVLVNSGNANAYTGADGLATAREMTGLLAGRLGIDERLVVPSSTGRIGVRLPRAKLRRGVTEAVRRLSADGFHEALDGIMTTDAFPKFAVRHLRLDGRRVTLAILAKGAGMIAPNMATLLVYVLTDANVSRPALRRMLSAGLPRSFNAIVVDGDMSTNDTVLLLANGAAGNRPLTVQGREFAPFAAAVAEVMREVARMVVIDGEGATRVVDVVVRGARTAAEAARVADAIARSPLCKTAFYGGDPYAGRIVCAAGYSGARFAPERLDVYLDAVQIVRRGVEVVRAVERRASRVAAKPAFTLTLDLHAGRARAERMVSDLTVDYVRFNSDYRT; the protein is encoded by the coding sequence ATCCGCGTGCCGGGGTTCCGCTTCGCCGGCGTCGCCTGTGGCATCAAGGAGAGCGGCCGGCCGGACGTGGCGCTGATCGTCTCCGATCGCCCGGCGACGGCGGCCGCGGCCTTCACCACCAACCGGGTCAAGGCGGCGCCGGTCCTGCTGGGACAGCAGCGCCTGCGCGGTGGTCGGGTGCAGGCGGTGCTGGTGAACAGCGGCAATGCCAACGCCTACACCGGCGCCGATGGCCTCGCGACGGCGCGCGAGATGACCGGGCTGCTGGCGGGGCGGCTGGGGATCGACGAGCGCCTGGTGGTGCCGTCGTCGACCGGTCGCATCGGCGTGCGGCTGCCGCGCGCCAAGTTGCGGCGCGGCGTCACCGAGGCGGTGCGGCGGTTGTCCGCGGACGGCTTCCACGAGGCGCTCGACGGCATCATGACCACCGATGCCTTTCCCAAGTTCGCGGTGCGGCACCTGCGCCTCGATGGGCGGCGCGTCACGCTGGCGATCCTCGCCAAGGGCGCCGGCATGATCGCGCCCAACATGGCGACGCTGCTGGTGTACGTCCTCACCGACGCCAACGTGTCGCGGCCGGCGTTGCGGCGGATGCTGAGCGCGGGCCTGCCGCGTTCCTTCAATGCCATCGTCGTCGACGGCGACATGAGCACGAATGACACGGTGCTGCTGCTCGCCAATGGCGCCGCCGGCAATCGACCGCTGACGGTGCAGGGGCGCGAATTCGCCCCCTTTGCCGCCGCCGTCGCCGAGGTGATGCGCGAGGTGGCGCGCATGGTGGTGATCGACGGCGAGGGGGCGACGCGGGTCGTCGATGTCGTCGTGCGCGGCGCCCGCACGGCGGCCGAGGCCGCCCGGGTCGCCGACGCCATCGCCCGCTCGCCGCTCTGCAAGACCGCCTTCTACGGGGGCGATCCGTACGCCGGCCGCATCGTCTGCGCCGCCGGATACAGCGGCGCGCGCTTCGCTCCGGAACGGCTCGACGTGTATCTCGACGCGGTGCAGATCGTGCGCCGTGGCGTCGAGGTGGTGCGCGCGGTCGAGCGCCGCGCCAGCCGTGTGGCGGCCAAGCCCGCCTTCACCCTCACGCTCGACCTGCACGCCGGCCGAGCGCGCGCCGAACGCATGGTGAGCGACCTCACCGTCGACTACGTCCGCTTCAATTCGGACTATCGGACCTAG
- a CDS encoding IS256 family transposase, which produces MGSDSKGTRPGEAFGRDSIEQVMRERIRETIEVLVEEELEAALGAAKSARVGGERVGYRHGRRPRTLSTSLGPTTFALPRARLHDAAGEEREWRSAMFERYARRTARVDEGLLGIYLSGTNTRRLRGALAPLLRGAPLGKDAISRLVGRLREDFTTWSQRDLAAEQIRYLFLDGWYPRVRIGKKRVRVPVLVTLGTCADGRRVLLDLRVAGEESTAAWQEVLEALQKRQLGRPVLAVIDGNPGLEAALQATWPQLDVQRCTNHKLWNLLAKAPAHLREELAEDYRRMIYAATAADVEKARVAFSRKWKLRCKAAWSSFEEAGDRLFTFLRYPVAQWKALRTTNALERINEEFRRRTKTQASLPSEDAVLLLLFGLIRSGQITLRRMVGWQEMPAVTQRSNAA; this is translated from the coding sequence ATGGGAAGCGATAGCAAGGGGACGAGACCGGGAGAAGCGTTCGGCCGCGATTCGATCGAGCAGGTGATGCGGGAGCGGATTCGGGAGACGATCGAGGTGTTGGTCGAGGAGGAGCTGGAAGCGGCGCTGGGCGCGGCGAAATCGGCGCGAGTGGGCGGCGAGCGAGTGGGCTATCGCCACGGCCGGCGGCCGCGGACGTTGAGCACCAGCTTGGGACCGACGACGTTCGCGCTGCCGCGTGCCCGGCTGCACGACGCCGCCGGCGAGGAGCGCGAGTGGCGCAGCGCGATGTTCGAGCGCTACGCGCGGCGCACGGCGCGGGTCGACGAGGGGCTGTTGGGGATCTACCTGAGCGGCACCAACACGCGGCGGCTGCGCGGGGCGCTGGCGCCGTTGCTGCGCGGCGCGCCGCTGGGCAAGGACGCGATCTCGCGCCTGGTCGGGCGGTTGCGCGAAGACTTCACCACGTGGAGCCAGCGGGACCTGGCGGCCGAGCAGATCCGCTACCTGTTTCTCGACGGCTGGTATCCGCGGGTCCGCATCGGCAAGAAGCGGGTACGGGTCCCGGTGCTGGTGACGCTGGGGACGTGCGCGGACGGGCGGCGGGTGCTGCTCGATCTGCGCGTGGCGGGCGAGGAGAGCACGGCCGCCTGGCAGGAGGTGTTGGAGGCGCTGCAGAAGCGCCAGCTGGGACGCCCGGTGTTGGCGGTGATCGACGGCAACCCCGGCCTGGAGGCGGCCCTGCAGGCGACCTGGCCGCAGCTCGACGTGCAGCGCTGCACCAATCACAAGCTCTGGAACCTGCTCGCCAAGGCCCCGGCGCACCTGCGCGAGGAGCTCGCGGAGGACTACCGCCGGATGATCTACGCCGCGACGGCGGCCGACGTGGAGAAGGCGCGCGTGGCGTTCAGCCGCAAGTGGAAGCTGCGCTGCAAGGCGGCGTGGAGCAGCTTCGAGGAGGCGGGGGATCGCCTCTTCACCTTCCTGCGCTATCCCGTGGCGCAGTGGAAGGCGCTGCGCACCACCAACGCGCTGGAGCGCATCAACGAGGAGTTCCGCCGCCGCACCAAGACCCAGGCGAGCCTGCCGAGCGAGGATGCCGTCCTGCTGCTGCTCTTCGGCCTGATCCGCAGCGGGCAGATCACCTTGCGGCGCATGGTCGGCTGGCAGGAGATGCCGGCGGTTACCCAACGGAGCAACGCGGCCTGA
- the coaD gene encoding pantetheine-phosphate adenylyltransferase, producing MKRKAVYAGSFDPITKGHLDIVRRALGVFDQIVVAVAHNPAKETGLFTAAERVAMIRDALADVAERVEADAFDGLLVDYCDRIGAHAIIRGLRAVSDFEYEFQMAMMNRHLNNRVETYFMTASEAYFYTASRLVKEVASLGGNVSGLVPAAVNRALVDKLARQRD from the coding sequence GTGAAGCGGAAGGCCGTGTATGCGGGGTCGTTCGACCCCATCACCAAAGGGCACCTCGACATCGTCCGGCGTGCCCTCGGGGTGTTCGACCAGATCGTCGTCGCCGTCGCCCACAATCCGGCCAAGGAAACCGGCCTGTTCACCGCCGCCGAGCGCGTGGCGATGATTCGCGACGCCCTGGCCGATGTTGCCGAGCGGGTCGAGGCCGATGCCTTCGACGGCCTGCTGGTCGACTACTGCGACCGCATCGGGGCGCACGCCATCATCCGCGGCCTGCGCGCGGTGTCGGACTTCGAATACGAGTTTCAGATGGCGATGATGAACCGCCATCTCAACAACCGGGTGGAGACCTACTTCATGACCGCCAGCGAGGCGTATTTCTACACCGCGTCGCGCCTGGTGAAAGAGGTCGCCAGCCTGGGCGGTAACGTGTCCGGACTCGTCCCGGCGGCCGTCAATCGCGCGCTGGTCGACAAGTTGGCGCGGCAGCGGGACTGA
- the secA gene encoding preprotein translocase subunit SecA — MAIGLIAGAVAADPKKVFGSSNDRQIKRLRPLVEQVNQHEEALRALDDEGLRAKTAGFRARIRDGSARERGEVERLRAALRAPHGDEAPSSESLREQIKAAEDALYKAEQAVLDEILPEAFACVREASRRTTGLRHYDVQILGGVVLHKGIIAEMKTGEGKTLVATLPIYLNALTGRGVHLVTVNDYLARRDVQWMGPIYHALGVSCASIVHDTSFAFDPSYVVKDYRMLNLRPVERKEAYAADITYGTNHEFGFDYLRDNMKFSLDDYVQRELTYAIVDEVDNILIDEARTPLIISGPAEESTDKYFQIDRIVPRLRRGATTVGDVRAEDRAAIEAQGDYTVDEKARSVHLTESGVAKVERMLNIQNLYDPRHIDILHHVNQALRAHTNYKRDVHYIVKDGQVIIVDEFTGRLMPGRRWSDGLHQAVEAKEGVRIERENQTLATITIQNYFRMYRKLAGMTGTADTEAAEFEKTYKLKVVVIPPNKGQARIDHPDVVYKSEREKFDAVVEQIAECYERHQPVLVGTISVEKSEHLSRMLKRRNVKHNVLNAVNHEAEANIIAQAGRKAAVTIATNMAGRGTDILLGGNPEFLARAEMENEWMRRTSNLPDSGLRYEDVLARLRERFDQAVESAGATHEPKWAPLAETQANALEELTAAHRAYLDAEFWEARAAYEAAAAQVGGADTAAYEACAAAAERYSEALQEVDRVTGPHFGEEGVQRFQRALAEWCRSLRESTNDGPSAALGGTRTAFDRARQEYERALQRVLGEPASQAAAEAGATYEAALAAYQQAEANYAAARSPYEAAVAAAREAYESERKKYSKVIDDVREQMEAAPEELRGKYGDVLQRYRELCAVERQEVVDAGGLFILGTERHESRRIDNQLRGRAGRQGDPGASRFYLSLEDDLLRIFGAERIQGLMTRLGMEEGEPIEHRLITRAIANAQKKVEAHNFDVRKHLLEYDDVMNTQREVIYNQRREVLGGETLTEQVMEMTDGVIATLVDQHAPADSRAHEWDWGALDEAILTQFNIRLQVPEEARERMTREDLEEALRQATRAAHAQREAGFTPTVMRQLEKFVLLQTIDQLWKEHLLNMDHLKEGIGLRGYAQKNPLQEYQKEGFEMFEEMIDRVHADAVQKVFTVQAVRQEELARLEERRQPQPAQMRMSGGGDAAARPASASRPAPRAAEAPKVGRNDPCPCGSGKKYKKCHGA, encoded by the coding sequence ATGGCGATCGGGCTGATCGCCGGCGCCGTCGCCGCCGATCCCAAGAAGGTGTTCGGCAGCAGCAACGACCGCCAGATCAAGCGGCTGCGGCCGCTGGTCGAACAGGTGAACCAGCACGAGGAGGCGCTGCGCGCCCTCGATGACGAGGGGTTGCGCGCCAAGACCGCCGGCTTCCGCGCTCGCATTCGCGACGGTTCGGCGAGGGAGCGCGGCGAGGTCGAGCGGCTGCGGGCCGCGCTGCGCGCGCCGCACGGCGACGAGGCGCCCTCGAGCGAGAGCCTGCGCGAGCAGATCAAGGCCGCCGAGGACGCGCTCTACAAGGCCGAGCAGGCGGTGCTCGACGAGATCCTGCCGGAGGCGTTCGCCTGCGTCCGCGAGGCCTCGCGGCGCACCACCGGCCTACGGCACTACGACGTCCAGATCCTGGGCGGCGTCGTGCTGCACAAGGGCATCATCGCCGAGATGAAGACCGGCGAGGGGAAGACGCTGGTCGCGACGCTGCCCATCTATCTCAATGCCCTCACCGGTCGCGGCGTCCACCTGGTGACGGTCAACGACTATCTGGCCCGCCGTGACGTGCAGTGGATGGGGCCGATCTACCATGCCCTCGGCGTCAGTTGCGCCTCGATCGTGCACGACACCAGCTTCGCCTTCGATCCGAGCTACGTGGTGAAGGACTACCGCATGCTCAACCTGCGCCCGGTGGAGCGCAAGGAGGCGTATGCGGCCGACATCACGTACGGCACCAATCACGAGTTCGGCTTCGACTACCTGCGCGACAACATGAAGTTCTCGCTCGACGACTATGTGCAGCGCGAGCTCACGTACGCGATCGTCGACGAGGTCGACAACATCCTCATCGACGAGGCGCGCACGCCGCTGATCATCTCCGGGCCGGCCGAGGAGTCGACGGACAAGTACTTCCAGATCGATCGCATCGTCCCGCGCCTGCGCCGCGGCGCCACCACGGTTGGCGACGTTCGCGCCGAGGACCGCGCCGCGATCGAAGCGCAGGGCGACTACACGGTCGACGAAAAGGCGCGCAGCGTCCATCTCACCGAGAGCGGCGTGGCCAAGGTCGAGCGGATGCTGAACATCCAGAACCTCTACGATCCGCGCCACATCGACATCCTGCACCACGTCAACCAGGCGCTCCGCGCCCACACCAATTACAAGCGCGACGTCCACTACATCGTGAAGGACGGCCAGGTGATCATCGTCGACGAGTTCACCGGCCGCCTGATGCCCGGCCGCCGCTGGTCGGACGGCCTGCACCAGGCGGTCGAGGCCAAGGAAGGGGTGCGGATCGAGCGCGAGAACCAGACCCTGGCGACGATCACCATCCAGAACTACTTCCGCATGTACCGCAAGCTCGCCGGCATGACCGGCACGGCGGACACCGAGGCGGCGGAGTTCGAGAAGACGTACAAGCTCAAGGTGGTGGTGATTCCGCCCAACAAGGGGCAGGCCCGCATCGACCATCCCGATGTCGTCTACAAGAGCGAGCGCGAGAAGTTCGACGCCGTCGTCGAGCAGATCGCCGAGTGCTACGAGCGCCACCAGCCGGTGCTCGTCGGCACCATCTCGGTCGAGAAGTCCGAGCACCTCTCGCGCATGCTCAAGCGTCGCAACGTGAAGCACAACGTGCTGAACGCGGTGAACCATGAGGCGGAGGCCAACATCATCGCCCAGGCCGGGCGCAAGGCCGCCGTCACCATCGCCACCAACATGGCGGGCCGCGGCACCGACATCCTGCTCGGCGGCAACCCGGAGTTCCTCGCCCGCGCCGAGATGGAGAACGAGTGGATGCGGCGCACCTCCAACCTGCCCGACAGCGGCCTGCGCTACGAGGACGTGCTGGCTCGGCTGCGCGAACGCTTCGACCAGGCGGTGGAGAGCGCCGGTGCCACGCACGAGCCGAAGTGGGCGCCGCTGGCCGAGACGCAGGCGAATGCCCTCGAGGAGCTGACGGCGGCGCATCGGGCGTATCTGGACGCCGAATTCTGGGAAGCCCGCGCCGCGTACGAGGCCGCCGCGGCGCAGGTGGGCGGCGCCGACACGGCGGCCTACGAGGCCTGCGCCGCGGCCGCCGAACGCTACAGCGAAGCCCTGCAGGAGGTGGACCGCGTCACCGGCCCGCACTTCGGCGAAGAGGGGGTGCAGCGCTTCCAGCGGGCGCTGGCGGAATGGTGCCGATCGCTGCGCGAGTCGACGAACGACGGCCCCTCGGCGGCGCTGGGCGGGACGCGGACGGCGTTCGATCGCGCCCGACAGGAGTACGAGCGCGCGCTGCAACGGGTGCTCGGCGAGCCGGCGTCGCAGGCCGCCGCCGAGGCTGGGGCGACCTACGAGGCGGCGCTGGCGGCGTATCAGCAGGCGGAGGCCAACTACGCCGCCGCCCGCAGCCCGTACGAGGCGGCCGTCGCGGCGGCGCGCGAGGCCTACGAGAGCGAGCGGAAGAAGTACTCCAAGGTGATCGACGACGTGCGCGAGCAGATGGAGGCCGCGCCGGAGGAATTGCGAGGCAAGTACGGCGACGTGCTGCAGCGATACCGCGAGCTGTGCGCGGTCGAGCGACAGGAGGTCGTCGACGCGGGCGGCCTGTTCATCCTCGGTACCGAACGGCACGAGAGTCGGCGCATCGACAACCAGTTGCGCGGGCGTGCCGGCCGCCAGGGCGATCCCGGCGCTTCGCGGTTCTACCTGTCGCTCGAGGACGATCTGCTGCGCATCTTCGGCGCCGAGCGCATCCAGGGCCTGATGACGCGACTCGGCATGGAGGAGGGCGAGCCGATCGAGCACCGCCTGATCACCCGGGCCATCGCCAACGCGCAGAAGAAGGTCGAGGCGCACAACTTCGACGTCCGCAAACACCTCCTCGAGTACGACGACGTCATGAACACCCAGCGCGAGGTGATCTACAACCAGCGCCGGGAGGTGCTCGGCGGGGAAACCCTCACCGAGCAGGTGATGGAGATGACGGACGGCGTCATCGCGACCCTCGTCGATCAGCACGCGCCGGCCGACAGCCGAGCCCACGAATGGGACTGGGGCGCGCTCGACGAGGCGATCCTCACCCAGTTCAACATCCGCCTGCAGGTGCCGGAAGAGGCGCGCGAGCGGATGACGCGCGAGGATCTGGAAGAGGCGCTGCGCCAGGCGACGCGTGCCGCGCACGCCCAGCGAGAGGCCGGCTTCACGCCGACGGTGATGCGCCAACTGGAGAAGTTCGTCCTCCTGCAGACGATCGACCAGTTGTGGAAGGAGCATCTCCTCAACATGGACCATCTCAAGGAGGGCATCGGCCTGCGCGGCTACGCCCAGAAGAATCCCTTGCAGGAATACCAGAAGGAGGGGTTCGAGATGTTCGAGGAGATGATCGACCGCGTCCACGCCGATGCGGTGCAGAAAGTCTTCACGGTGCAGGCGGTGCGGCAGGAGGAGTTGGCGCGGCTCGAGGAGCGGCGTCAGCCGCAGCCGGCGCAGATGCGGATGAGCGGTGGCGGCGACGCCGCCGCTCGGCCCGCGAGCGCGTCGCGCCCGGCGCCACGCGCCGCGGAGGCCCCGAAGGTGGGGCGCAACGATCCGTGCCCGTGCGGCAGCGGCAAGAAGTACAAGAAGTGCCACGGCGCGTGA
- a CDS encoding alcohol dehydrogenase catalytic domain-containing protein produces MPIVGQQSAGIDGQPSAGGGRATMRGHVLVRPGHVELRELPRPSAGEDGIVVRVRAALTCGTDVKTFVRGHPIFPTPTLFGHEFAGDVVEVGTRIRGVEEGDAVMAAPTAPCGSCYVCRREQENLCAQVTEQFVVGAFAEYVRLPAAVVQTNLFRKPATLSYAEAALLEPLACVLHGLAQVQLREDDTVLLVGAGPIALLHLLALRYRGVSRVVVLARNPGRAAQARALGGEVVAAAAEAARAPILALTDGRGADVVIECTGEPTVWEAAPALARRGGQVELFGGCRVGTMVRFDTARLHYDQVAISSPFHFTPRDVRAAYELLASGGFGGERLISDVLPLERLEEALARHRSGEGAKFAIRPAGA; encoded by the coding sequence GTGCCGATCGTCGGACAGCAGTCCGCTGGGATCGACGGGCAGCCGTCGGCCGGCGGCGGGCGCGCGACGATGCGCGGCCACGTGCTGGTGCGGCCGGGGCACGTCGAGCTGCGCGAGCTGCCGCGCCCGTCGGCCGGCGAGGACGGCATCGTGGTGCGGGTGCGCGCGGCGCTGACCTGCGGTACGGACGTGAAGACCTTCGTCCGCGGCCATCCGATCTTCCCGACGCCGACGCTCTTCGGGCACGAGTTCGCCGGCGACGTCGTGGAGGTGGGGACGCGGATCCGCGGCGTCGAGGAGGGCGACGCGGTGATGGCCGCGCCCACCGCGCCGTGCGGGAGCTGCTACGTCTGCCGGCGCGAACAGGAGAACCTCTGCGCGCAGGTGACCGAGCAGTTCGTCGTCGGCGCGTTCGCCGAGTACGTGCGGCTGCCGGCGGCGGTCGTGCAGACCAATCTCTTCCGCAAGCCGGCGACGCTGTCGTACGCCGAGGCGGCGCTGCTGGAACCCCTGGCCTGCGTGCTGCATGGGTTGGCGCAGGTCCAGCTGCGCGAGGACGACACCGTGCTGTTGGTCGGCGCCGGGCCGATCGCGCTGCTGCATCTCCTGGCGCTCCGCTACCGCGGCGTGTCGCGCGTGGTGGTCCTGGCGCGCAATCCGGGCCGCGCCGCGCAGGCGCGAGCGCTCGGCGGCGAGGTCGTTGCCGCCGCCGCCGAAGCGGCGCGGGCGCCCATTCTGGCGCTGACCGATGGCCGTGGCGCCGACGTGGTGATCGAGTGCACCGGGGAGCCGACGGTCTGGGAGGCGGCGCCGGCGCTGGCGCGGCGCGGCGGCCAGGTGGAGCTGTTCGGCGGCTGTCGGGTCGGCACCATGGTGCGTTTCGACACCGCGCGTCTGCACTACGACCAGGTCGCGATCAGCAGCCCCTTCCACTTCACGCCGCGCGACGTGCGCGCCGCCTACGAGTTGCTGGCGAGCGGTGGCTTCGGCGGTGAGCGCCTGATCAGCGACGTGCTGCCGTTGGAACGGCTGGAGGAGGCGCTGGCGCGCCATCGCAGCGGCGAGGGCGCGAAGTTCGCGATCCGCCCGGCCGGGGCATGA
- a CDS encoding alcohol dehydrogenase catalytic domain-containing protein — MKVARLYDFLDVRIEEQPVPAIGPGEALVRARACGICSGDVVPWYIRKKAPLVFGHEPVGEIAEVGAGVTAFRPGDRVFVHHHAPCFRCRACARGEFVQCPTWKQSHLDPGGMAEFFRVPAGNLAGDTLCLPDHVSDADGALVEPLACVVKSLARAGDVAGASVLIIGLGVMGQMHVLLARHLGARRIIGADLVAGRCAVATQLGADVVLDASAAPLAEQVRDATDGEGAEIVIVGPATVPALETGIACAARGGTVVQFMGTEPGEALALSTFDFYFRELRLIPSYSCGPVETRRALDLISEGVIAARHVVTHRFRLDDAAEAYRVAALDKAAIKAMVMFAGASG; from the coding sequence ATGAAGGTCGCGCGCCTCTACGACTTCCTCGACGTCCGCATCGAGGAGCAGCCGGTGCCGGCGATCGGTCCCGGCGAGGCGCTGGTGCGGGCGCGCGCCTGCGGCATCTGCTCGGGCGATGTCGTTCCCTGGTACATCCGCAAGAAGGCGCCGTTGGTGTTCGGGCACGAGCCGGTGGGCGAGATCGCGGAGGTGGGGGCGGGCGTCACCGCGTTTCGCCCCGGGGACAGGGTCTTCGTCCATCATCACGCGCCCTGCTTCCGCTGTCGCGCCTGCGCGCGCGGCGAGTTCGTCCAGTGTCCGACCTGGAAGCAGTCGCACCTCGACCCCGGGGGCATGGCGGAGTTCTTCCGCGTGCCCGCAGGCAATCTGGCGGGCGACACCCTGTGCCTCCCCGACCACGTGAGCGACGCCGACGGCGCCCTGGTCGAGCCGCTCGCCTGCGTCGTCAAGTCGCTGGCCCGCGCCGGCGATGTCGCGGGCGCTTCGGTGCTGATCATCGGCCTCGGCGTGATGGGGCAGATGCACGTGCTCCTGGCCCGCCACCTCGGGGCGCGGCGGATCATCGGCGCGGACCTGGTGGCGGGTCGCTGCGCGGTGGCCACGCAGCTCGGTGCCGACGTGGTGCTCGACGCCAGCGCGGCGCCGCTCGCCGAGCAGGTGCGCGATGCGACCGACGGAGAAGGGGCCGAGATCGTCATCGTCGGCCCGGCTACCGTGCCGGCGCTCGAGACCGGCATCGCCTGCGCGGCACGCGGCGGCACGGTCGTCCAGTTCATGGGGACCGAACCGGGCGAGGCCCTGGCGCTGTCCACCTTCGACTTCTACTTCCGCGAGCTGCGACTCATTCCCAGCTATTCGTGCGGGCCGGTGGAGACGCGCCGAGCCCTCGACCTGATCAGCGAGGGCGTGATCGCCGCCCGCCACGTCGTCACCCACCGCTTTCGGCTCGACGACGCTGCCGAGGCCTACCGCGTCGCCGCCCTCGACAAGGCGGCGATCAAGGCCATGGTCATGTTCGCCGGCGCCAGCGGGTAG
- a CDS encoding DUF4215 domain-containing protein, producing MAASLTAACPEDRFTAIYARTPTALLAAAADRADCLAGNAYAQGGVTCPPPVCGNRIRESGEECDDGNAADGDGCSANCLREAPATLAVM from the coding sequence CTGGCGGCCAGCCTCACCGCGGCCTGCCCCGAAGACCGCTTCACCGCCATCTACGCCCGCACCCCCACCGCCCTGCTCGCCGCCGCGGCCGACCGCGCCGACTGCCTCGCCGGCAATGCCTACGCGCAGGGCGGAGTGACCTGCCCGCCGCCAGTCTGTGGTAACCGCATCCGCGAGAGCGGCGAGGAGTGCGACGACGGCAACGCCGCCGACGGCGACGGCTGCAGCGCGAATTGCCTCCGCGAGGCCCCCGCCACGCTCGCCGTCATGTGA
- a CDS encoding thioredoxin domain-containing protein encodes MQKNPPHSVAIFAALATGVSLLLPGCHRDAQNTDELRAEHRQILSRLADLEQKIDRLASRPAGAPRPLGPEPARAYNLPVEGSPVKGPADAPITIVEFSDYQCPFCARSEGLIAQVLQAYPTQVRFVYKHFPLTANHPQALPAALAAVAAQKQGKFWEMHDLLFANQRNLSPEQIDGYARQLGLDMQRFNADMQSDAAKEQVEADRRLARRAGVRGTPTVFVNGRLLQDRTLDGVRALVEPMLRAARTPSPAASGSNG; translated from the coding sequence ATGCAGAAGAACCCGCCCCATTCCGTGGCCATCTTCGCAGCGCTGGCGACCGGCGTCTCACTGCTCCTGCCCGGTTGTCACCGCGACGCCCAGAACACGGACGAGCTGCGGGCCGAGCATCGGCAGATTCTCTCGCGCCTCGCCGATCTCGAGCAGAAGATCGACCGCCTGGCCTCGCGACCCGCTGGCGCGCCGCGACCGCTCGGACCGGAGCCGGCGCGCGCCTACAACCTCCCAGTCGAAGGGTCGCCAGTGAAGGGACCCGCCGATGCGCCGATCACCATCGTCGAGTTCTCGGACTACCAATGCCCGTTCTGCGCCCGCTCCGAAGGCCTCATCGCCCAGGTGCTGCAGGCGTATCCGACCCAGGTGCGGTTCGTCTACAAACACTTCCCGCTCACCGCCAACCACCCCCAGGCGCTGCCCGCGGCGCTCGCTGCCGTGGCGGCGCAGAAACAGGGCAAGTTCTGGGAGATGCACGACCTCCTCTTCGCCAACCAACGCAACCTGTCGCCGGAGCAGATCGACGGCTACGCTCGCCAGCTCGGACTCGACATGCAGCGCTTCAACGCCGACATGCAGTCGGACGCCGCCAAGGAACAGGTCGAGGCGGACCGCCGCCTGGCCCGCCGCGCCGGCGTCCGCGGCACGCCGACCGTGTTCGTGAACGGACGGCTGCTCCAGGACCGAACCCTCGACGGTGTCCGGGCCCTCGTCGAGCCGATGCTGCGGGCCGCCCGAACGCCCTCCCCCGCGGCCAGCGGGAGCAACGGATGA